The Moorella glycerini genomic interval AAAACTGGTATCAGGGGAATACCCTCAAATAAATTCATACTAACCGGCCATGTCTGGAAGGCACAACCAATCATGAAAATAGAAAGAAGTGATTACAAACATCTGATTTTCTGCTACATTGGACTTATCAGGGACAAAGGTTGAGTACATTTTGATGGTATAACCTCGAGTACTAACCTAACCTGATTGCCTTTGAGCACAGCCAATTGTCGCCCCTTGTTCTTAAGGACTTGGGAACAGCACGGGTGTTAAACTTCTTACTTTCTCGGGCAATCATCCCTGAAATCCAATGAAGCAGGAGGAGTTCTTATGCAAGACATCTTGGAAACCTGCTGTGGTTTGGACGTCCATAAAGATACCGTGGTTGCCTGCCTATTAAAAGGCAATATTGGCGAGGAACCGACAAAAACCATCCGCACCTTTTCCACCCTTCTGCCCGGGCTTGATGAACTGAAAGCCTGGCTGGAAGCAGAGAACTGCCGCCATGTGGCCATGGAAAGCACCGGGGTTTATTGGCAGCCTGTATATAACGTCCTGGAAGAAGCCTTTGACGGCAGTATGGTTTTGATTGTTGCCAACGCCCGGCACATGAAAAACGTTCCCGGTAAAAAGACTGACATGAAGGACGCTGAATGGATAGCTACCCTTTTACGCGCCGGATTGTTGGAAGGAAGTTTTATCCCCTCCAAACCTATCCGGGAACTCCGTAATCTAACCCGGTACCGCAAAAGTATTATCGAAGAGATTGCGTCGCAAAAGAACCGCATCGAAAAGCACTTACAAAGCTGCGGTTTCAAGCTCTCCACCTTCCTCACCGATATCTTCGGGGTATCGGGCCGGGCGATTATGGATCACCTTTGCCGTCACGGGAAGATATCCGCCCGGGAAGTAGAGACTTTGGTAAAGGGTCGTGCCAAGAGTAAGCTTCAGGAAATCAAGCAGGCTGTCAATGGCAAAATGGATGTTCACCAAAGGGAGTTCCTCAAGCTTTTGCTGGGCTGGCTGGATCAGCACTACGAGCATCTTCGATTGGTAGAGCAAAAGCTGGAGGAAAAACTTAATCAATACCAAAGACAACTGGAACAACTGGACGGCATCCCGGGGATTGACAAAACCGCTGCCGCCGCTATTCTGGCGGAAATTGGCATCGATATGAGCCGCTTTAAAACTGCGGAACATATCTGTTCCTGGGCGGGCTTAAGCCCCGGCAATAATGAAAGTGCAGGAAAAAAAAGTCCACTCGCACCACCCACGGTAACACCTATCTAAAGCGAATTCTTTGCGAAGTTGCCTGGTCCATCACCCGGGTACGCGACAGCTATTTATCGTCCTGGTACTGGAAGGTCAAGCAACGCCGCGGGGCCAAGAAAGCCCTTATCGCTTTAGCCAGAAAGCTCCTGGTAATCATTTACAACTTACTAAAAAACGGTACAGACTACGACGAGACTGCATTTGAGAAAGCCAAACAAAAGCAAGAAAGGTTTCGGATCAAGAAAATTATTGCTGAGGCCCGGAAGCTGGGACTCGAGGTAAGGGAAGTCGCCCAGGTCGTTTAACACTATACCCTCAAAAAGGATTAACCTGGCTGATGCAAGTTCATGCATCTGCTAGCTTATTATTGCCTTTTTACGCCCTGCCTGGTAGGGTTATTTACTTGATGAAGATCATTTGTTAGGTTATTTTCGTGTTAAAAATATACCTGCTGGTCCCACTGACGGGGTCTATACCTATGGTGGTAATCAAAAGGCCAAAGAATACCGCAATAAAACCTTTAATCCAGGACTTCCCCCCCAAGCTAGCCACCATAGTAAGACCAAAAATACCCAGGGCAAAATATTCCGGAGGCCCAAAACTCAGAGCTATTCTAGCTAAAGGGATGGAAATTAATATCAGAGCTATTGTACTGGTGATTCCCGCATAGGCAGAAGCCACAATAGATACTCCTAGGGCCTTGGCAGGTAATCCTTTTTTAGTTAGCTGGTAACCATCGAACGTCGTCGGTGTAGAACCGGCTTCTCCAGGGACGTTAATAGTTACGGCTGTAATCGACCCACCGTACTCGGCCGCGCCATAGAGGGCTGTTA includes:
- a CDS encoding tripartite tricarboxylate transporter permease; the protein is MTQWQNIVAIIAGSIIGYLVGALPGLSAGMAIALLLPFTFNLPPLTSLVLLTALYGAAEYGGSITAVTINVPGEAGSTPTTFDGYQLTKKGLPAKALGVSIVASAYAGITSTIALILISIPLARIALSFGPPEYFALGIFGLTMVASLGGKSWIKGFIAVFFGLLITTIGIDPVSGTSRYIFNTKIT